A window of Bos taurus isolate L1 Dominette 01449 registration number 42190680 breed Hereford chromosome 19, ARS-UCD2.0, whole genome shotgun sequence contains these coding sequences:
- the ABR gene encoding active breakpoint cluster region-related protein isoform X4 produces the protein MTDVLPQPDCSLKAVCEPLERCCLDPLEEPGSKRPPNTGARLWGRVRSKLLRQKLDPQTVETKNWHTDVIEMNGIKVEFSMKFTSRDMSLKRTPSKKQSGVFGVKISVVTKRERSKVPYIVRQCVEEVEKRGIEEVGIYRISGVATDIQALKAVFDANNKDILLMLSDMDINAIAGTLKLYFRELPEPLLTDRLYPAFMEGIALSDPAAKENCMMHLLRSLPDPNLITFLFLLEHLKRVAEKEPVNKMSLHNLATVFGPTLLRPSEVESKAHLTSAADIWSHDVMAQVQVLLYYLQHPPISFAELKRNTLYFSTDV, from the exons ATGACCGACGTCCTGCCCCAGCCCGACTGCAGCCTGAAGGCAGTGTGCGAGCCCCTGGAGCGCTGCTGCCTGGATCCGCTGGAGGAGCCGGGGAGCAAGCGGCCCCCCAACACCGGCGCGCGGCTCTGGGGCCGTGTGCGCAGCAAGCTCCTCCGCCAAAAG cTGGATCCACAAACTGTAGAAACCAAGAACTGGCACACCGATGTGATTGAGATGAATGGG ATCAAAGTGGAATTCTCCATGAAATTCACTAGCCGAGACATGAGCCTGAAGAGGACCCCCTCCAAAAAGCAGAGCGGCGTCTTCGGTGTGAAGATCAGCGTGGTGACCAA gcggGAGCGCTCCAAGGTGCCCTACATCGTGCGGCAGTGTGTGGAGGAGGTGGAGAAGCGGGGCATCGAGGAAGTTGGCATCTACCGGATATCAGGGGTGGCCACAGACATCCAGGCGCTGAAGGCCGTCTTTGATGCCA ATAACAAGGACATCCTGCTGATGCTGAGCGACATGGACATCAATGCCATTGCCGGCACCCTCAAGCTCTACTTCCGGGAGCTGCCCGAGCCCCTCCTCACAGACCGACTGTATCCCGCCTTCATGGAGGGCATCG CCCTGTCAGATCCTGCTGCCAAGGAGAACTGCATGATGCATCTGCTCCGCTCCCTGCCCGACCCCAACCTCATCACCTTCCTATTCCTGCTGGAACACTTGAAAAG GGTTGCTGAGAAGGAGCCCGTCAACAAAATGTCCCTTCACAACCTGGCTACCGTGTTTGGCCCCACGTTACTGAGACCCTCGGAAGTGGAGAGCAAAGCACACCTCACATCGGCTGCCGACATCTGGTCTCACGATGTCATGGCGCAG GTCCAGGTCCTCCTCTACTACCTGCAGCATCCTCCCATCTCCTTCGCAGAACTGAAGCGGAACACACTGTACTTCTCCACTGACGTGTAG